In one window of Ruminococcus albus AD2013 DNA:
- a CDS encoding peptidylprolyl isomerase codes for MVKIEMENGKEILIELYPEKAPITVANFEKLVKQGFYDGLIFHRVIKGFMIQGGDPEGTGMGGSDEKIKGEFARNGVNNDLKHTRGVISMARSMMPNSASSQFFIMHEDAPHLDGDYAAFGKVVKGIEVVDEIADVQVDFNDKPLEPQVMKKVTLVD; via the coding sequence ATGGTTAAAATAGAAATGGAAAACGGTAAGGAGATACTTATCGAACTTTATCCCGAGAAGGCACCGATCACAGTTGCAAATTTTGAAAAGCTTGTAAAGCAGGGCTTTTATGATGGTCTGATATTCCACAGAGTTATCAAGGGCTTCATGATCCAGGGCGGCGATCCCGAGGGTACCGGCATGGGCGGCTCTGATGAGAAGATCAAGGGTGAATTTGCAAGAAACGGCGTTAATAACGATCTCAAGCACACAAGAGGCGTTATCTCAATGGCAAGATCTATGATGCCCAACTCCGCAAGCTCACAGTTCTTCATCATGCATGAAGATGCACCCCACCTTGACGGTGACTATGCAGCTTTCGGCAAGGTAGTAAAAGGTATCGAGGTAGTTGATGAGATCGCTGATGTTCAGGTAGATTTCAACGATAAGCCTCTGGAACCCCAGGTGATGAAGAAAGTCACCTTAGTTGACTGA
- a CDS encoding EAL domain-containing protein, with translation MNENRSEQLQHMLGSLWEELMHCTDSVGAFVLWNDSREYYIDDNALGLLGMDREYLSYEALQNVLECALDAEVSSSPSKVMTVHIDDEDCIAGFVVRRDTAVPLAIGEMYPLLNQNQLAEHMTEAGEDAFLMLIKLEHIDEGRDEKAFVRSALESMEKVCPEGTVLAYHSGMKFWVFVRNGVKEPQELAENLQRAVKNTPVTDEFGVVISKEHSMTFTGGYVTFRRKEHAAVKEFHYASFALYEAISSGVGTISSFSSTVYELQKNDYRRVQNFFHVLDRNSFTYYFQPIVSAKDGSIFAYEALMRTDKKFGLSPLQIIDMASKYDRLYDIEHATMYNVLDQLSKNQSFFKKRKLFINAIPSSFLSDSDWTQLMTDYGELMEKVVIELTEQTDTSDENLNFLINRLKEQKVEMAIDDYGTGYSNTSRLIRYDPQYIKLDHSLISGIDTNLKLRSIVSQLIDMMHSNGHLVLAEGIETAEELRVLSGMNADLFQGFYISRPKPFFINEISERIRSEIVKYHLEAQGNAGKIYHAESEEKEIIMLSDLIQEKYTGVFISGRDVEIIGEAGMPSAIMPITVKEGAECRLRLRNASIESTLGRPGLSLGCGSKVTVRVSGKNRLVKGGILVPEKAELTLEGSGSLTIIPESVSCFGIGNEFDLTYGKITLQMDDELTITACGDNCVGIGGGKCSSRDGINILSGNMEVSCAGANSISIGSAIGRSDITLKECFVSIGAASANLTGIGSIDGNTRIDVENVKLAITASGNTMCAVGAKNGGVADLNIRNCELSSNIKGREITNIGTRGSECACRISNSAINLNCEGSIVSGIGDSSGAGFVELTETELNIDFLAAECFDLGCRDGSLEITDCQKNIHINV, from the coding sequence ATGAATGAAAACAGAAGCGAACAGCTGCAGCATATGCTGGGCAGTCTGTGGGAAGAGCTTATGCACTGCACTGATAGTGTAGGAGCTTTTGTGCTGTGGAACGACAGCCGCGAATATTATATTGATGATAATGCGCTGGGACTGCTTGGCATGGACAGAGAGTATCTCTCCTATGAGGCTTTGCAGAATGTGCTGGAGTGTGCCCTTGACGCAGAGGTATCTTCAAGTCCATCCAAGGTGATGACAGTCCATATTGACGATGAGGACTGTATCGCCGGCTTTGTTGTGCGCCGCGACACAGCTGTTCCTCTGGCTATCGGCGAAATGTATCCCCTGCTGAATCAGAATCAGCTGGCTGAACATATGACAGAAGCGGGAGAAGACGCATTCCTGATGCTTATAAAGCTGGAGCACATCGATGAAGGCAGAGACGAAAAAGCATTTGTCAGAAGTGCGCTGGAAAGCATGGAAAAGGTCTGCCCGGAGGGTACTGTGCTGGCATATCATTCTGGAATGAAATTCTGGGTATTTGTCAGAAACGGTGTAAAAGAACCTCAGGAGCTCGCAGAGAATTTACAGAGGGCTGTAAAAAATACTCCCGTTACGGACGAGTTCGGCGTTGTGATAAGCAAGGAACATTCCATGACCTTTACAGGCGGATATGTAACTTTCCGCAGAAAAGAACACGCGGCGGTAAAGGAATTCCATTATGCTTCATTTGCCTTATATGAGGCTATCAGCTCCGGTGTCGGGACTATCAGCAGTTTTTCCAGCACTGTGTACGAGCTTCAGAAAAACGACTACCGCAGGGTGCAGAATTTCTTCCATGTGCTGGATAGGAATTCATTTACGTATTATTTCCAGCCCATTGTAAGTGCAAAGGACGGAAGCATATTCGCTTACGAAGCACTTATGCGTACTGACAAAAAATTCGGGCTGAGCCCATTGCAGATAATCGACATGGCATCGAAGTATGACAGGCTCTACGATATCGAGCACGCTACCATGTACAATGTGCTTGATCAGCTAAGCAAGAACCAGAGCTTTTTCAAGAAGAGAAAGCTGTTTATAAATGCGATACCTTCCAGTTTTCTAAGTGACAGTGACTGGACACAGCTTATGACCGATTACGGCGAGCTGATGGAAAAAGTCGTCATCGAGCTCACCGAGCAGACGGATACCTCGGACGAGAATCTGAATTTTCTCATAAACAGACTGAAAGAACAGAAAGTCGAGATGGCGATAGACGACTACGGTACAGGATACTCGAATACTTCAAGACTTATACGCTACGACCCTCAGTACATCAAGCTGGATCATTCGCTGATATCAGGGATAGATACCAACCTTAAACTGAGAAGCATAGTTTCTCAGCTGATAGATATGATGCACTCCAACGGTCATCTTGTACTGGCTGAGGGTATTGAGACCGCAGAAGAGTTGCGTGTGCTTTCAGGCATGAACGCTGATCTGTTCCAGGGATTCTACATCTCACGTCCCAAGCCTTTCTTCATCAATGAGATAAGCGAGAGGATACGCAGTGAGATAGTCAAGTACCATCTTGAAGCACAGGGAAACGCGGGCAAGATATACCATGCGGAATCGGAAGAAAAAGAAATAATAATGCTCTCGGACCTGATACAGGAAAAGTACACAGGGGTGTTCATCAGCGGACGTGATGTAGAGATCATAGGCGAGGCAGGTATGCCATCTGCCATTATGCCTATCACCGTCAAAGAAGGTGCTGAATGTCGGCTGAGACTGAGAAATGCTTCTATTGAATCCACGCTGGGACGTCCCGGACTCTCTCTGGGCTGCGGAAGCAAGGTAACAGTCAGGGTGAGCGGTAAAAACAGGCTCGTCAAGGGAGGTATACTCGTTCCCGAAAAAGCAGAGCTGACCCTCGAAGGTTCGGGAAGCCTGACGATAATACCAGAGAGTGTTAGCTGCTTTGGCATAGGAAATGAATTCGACCTGACTTACGGCAAGATAACCTTGCAGATGGACGATGAACTTACCATCACTGCCTGCGGAGACAACTGCGTAGGTATAGGCGGCGGAAAATGCAGCAGCCGAGATGGTATAAATATACTCTCGGGAAATATGGAGGTAAGCTGTGCCGGAGCGAACAGTATATCTATCGGCAGTGCCATCGGCAGGAGCGATATCACTCTCAAGGAATGTTTTGTTTCCATAGGTGCGGCTTCGGCTAATCTGACGGGTATAGGCTCTATCGACGGCAATACACGGATAGATGTGGAAAACGTCAAGCTGGCTATCACCGCAAGCGGCAATACTATGTGCGCTGTTGGTGCCAAAAACGGCGGTGTTGCTGATTTAAATATCAGGAACTGCGAACTGTCTTCAAACATCAAAGGCAGAGAAATAACCAACATCGGTACACGCGGCAGTGAGTGCGCCTGCAGGATATCGAATTCTGCAATTAACCTCAACTGCGAAGGCAGTATAGTATCAGGCATCGGTGACAGTTCAGGTGCCGGATTCGTTGAACTGACAGAAACAGAGCTAAATATAGATTTCCTTGCTGCGGAATGTTTCGACCTTGGCTGCCGCGACGGAAGTCTGGAGATAACAGACTGTCAGAAAAACATACATATAAATGTATAG
- a CDS encoding diguanylate cyclase gives MSEKTVSRRRLRVGLLISNPEDEFDNAVCEGAMIAAQHFDVDMFILPGRYIDAQYADKIRTAYEYQYNTVFELAKDKSFDALLVLIGTIGSHLDKKRREEFLKQFSDVPIITLTSQINGYPCITVDNRTGLKQVIKHLIEAHSCFKIGFVSGPMTSDDAVERFEVYKEVLTEYGIEYDENKVAYGNFSRHVENEVGALLDRCPDLDAIVFSNDQMAIGGYKAMEVRGIRPGTDILVTGFDDDPAATDLTPHLTTVAMDSTELGYNALIEAVNYINDGAIQQETISSKIIIRNSCGCIDAASAELNALHNDPKMIAEHADDICRTIFNRYRLSNTSIRYRETFADIIKELCTSTERIKQDNDFDPYHIFEQLEDTITEDFFDFTDLETLYSTMEYIHSALACTLESKTEQLRLNSIFIRLYKLISEKNIKVNHMKLRSNILMTRLTNMVTRDMLAFDAYEDGAFLSVVDKMSRIHVTSSYLYVYEKIVEHHKGEEWKYPDCIKLKAYNNLKELKLLPPEEQSIAPDELLTNKYFNQDRRCTMICVPLFTNEEHYGLLICELEHQYFGFLPPLTVQLCAALKMVVVMKNQKIIEKQLNQSLIEIRENNQLLDELSKQDALTGCLNRRGFFEAARKLIRSEENEGCSAMMIFADLDSLKTINDRFGHEEGDFAIRGIAKILSSAFRGGEVIGRLGGDEFVVCVLSGESLSASAIRSRIDEISAEFNKNEGRDKEFYVHASVGVYPFKCNSNDEIGELLSHADALLYSQKKNKLSVIKSEREKQIRE, from the coding sequence ATGAGCGAAAAAACTGTCAGCAGACGCAGACTGCGTGTGGGGCTGCTGATAAGTAATCCGGAAGACGAATTTGACAACGCGGTGTGTGAAGGGGCAATGATCGCAGCGCAGCATTTTGATGTAGATATGTTTATACTTCCGGGACGTTATATTGATGCACAGTATGCTGACAAGATAAGGACAGCTTACGAATATCAGTACAACACGGTATTTGAACTTGCAAAAGACAAAAGTTTTGATGCGCTTCTCGTACTTATAGGTACTATCGGAAGTCACCTTGACAAAAAGCGCAGAGAAGAATTTCTCAAACAATTTTCTGATGTGCCGATAATAACCCTTACTTCACAGATAAACGGATACCCATGCATAACCGTTGATAACCGCACAGGTCTGAAACAGGTGATAAAGCATCTGATAGAAGCTCACAGCTGTTTCAAGATAGGATTCGTCAGCGGACCCATGACCAGCGATGACGCTGTGGAAAGATTCGAGGTATACAAGGAAGTACTGACTGAGTACGGCATCGAATATGATGAGAACAAGGTGGCTTACGGCAATTTTTCAAGGCACGTGGAAAATGAAGTCGGCGCGCTTCTTGACAGATGCCCCGACCTCGACGCCATAGTATTCTCAAACGATCAGATGGCGATAGGCGGATACAAGGCTATGGAGGTACGCGGGATCAGACCGGGTACTGATATTCTCGTTACGGGATTTGACGATGATCCTGCAGCGACAGACCTTACTCCCCATCTTACTACTGTGGCAATGGATTCCACCGAGCTGGGTTACAATGCGCTTATAGAAGCTGTGAACTACATCAACGACGGTGCTATACAGCAGGAGACCATCTCTTCAAAGATAATAATCAGGAATTCCTGTGGATGTATAGATGCTGCTTCTGCGGAACTGAATGCGCTCCACAACGATCCGAAAATGATCGCGGAGCACGCTGATGATATTTGCAGAACGATATTCAACAGGTACAGGCTCAGCAATACATCCATAAGATACCGTGAGACCTTTGCTGATATTATAAAGGAACTGTGTACAAGTACGGAAAGGATAAAGCAGGACAACGACTTTGATCCTTACCATATCTTTGAACAGCTTGAAGACACGATAACAGAAGATTTCTTTGACTTTACCGATCTGGAAACGCTGTATTCCACCATGGAGTATATCCACTCGGCACTTGCCTGTACGCTTGAAAGCAAGACCGAACAGCTGAGGCTAAACAGCATATTCATAAGGCTATACAAGCTGATATCCGAGAAGAATATCAAGGTCAATCATATGAAGCTGAGAAGCAACATCCTGATGACCAGATTGACAAATATGGTTACCCGCGATATGCTGGCTTTTGACGCTTACGAAGATGGAGCTTTCCTCTCGGTAGTTGACAAGATGAGCAGGATACATGTTACTTCCAGCTATCTGTATGTATATGAAAAGATAGTGGAGCATCACAAGGGTGAAGAATGGAAGTATCCTGATTGTATCAAGCTGAAAGCTTATAACAATCTGAAAGAGCTTAAACTGCTTCCTCCCGAGGAACAAAGTATTGCACCTGATGAACTGCTTACAAACAAGTATTTTAATCAGGACAGGCGCTGCACGATGATATGTGTACCGCTGTTTACCAACGAGGAGCATTACGGTCTCCTGATATGCGAGCTGGAACATCAGTATTTCGGTTTTCTGCCTCCGCTGACGGTCCAGCTATGTGCCGCACTTAAAATGGTGGTCGTTATGAAAAATCAGAAGATCATCGAGAAACAGCTGAATCAGAGCCTTATCGAGATACGTGAGAACAATCAGCTGCTTGACGAGCTTTCAAAGCAGGATGCACTCACGGGCTGTCTGAACAGGCGCGGTTTCTTTGAGGCGGCGAGAAAGCTTATACGTTCCGAAGAGAACGAAGGCTGCAGCGCAATGATGATATTCGCCGACCTGGACAGCCTTAAAACGATAAATGACCGTTTCGGTCATGAGGAAGGCGATTTTGCCATACGCGGTATCGCTAAGATACTCTCCTCAGCATTCCGCGGCGGTGAGGTCATAGGCAGACTGGGCGGAGATGAATTCGTAGTGTGCGTTCTGTCAGGTGAGAGCCTGAGCGCATCTGCGATACGCAGCAGGATAGATGAGATATCGGCAGAGTTCAACAAAAATGAGGGCAGGGATAAGGAGTTTTATGTCCATGCCAGCGTAGGCGTATATCCTTTCAAGTGTAATTCCAACGATGAGATAGGCGAACTTCTCAGCCATGCGGACGCTCTGCTTTACTCGCAGAAGAAGAACAAACTCTCGGTAATAAAATCGGAGAGGGAGAAACAAATCAGAGAATAA
- a CDS encoding glycoside hydrolase family 98 domain-containing protein — protein sequence MKFKKLCAFLLSGAMLAGTMVSPVGSMLPMAVRPVSITAQAAATMRRPCDPERPMLIVHIDTWNYADPAKIIATIPESIRPYCVFNISLSINWSNTEHKWLMVQDGYECAKSWLKTCSDMGVWCMVQPASGGQCHFPDYDSNYNIVNSPNKGRYVQHADEDYENTIYAEFFRDYPSFIGFNYSEQFWGFASQDHPCTFQQRYQHFAHLLKLCNKYGGYLNINFCANRWSAGLNPIAMLKTNSLWRDACEKYGQNLMLEEKYTQESMIEDVESQILGLYLSGYCGCFGVRYDDTGWTDLGSDGSSLSTKNQYRQITGLPIHAERMIMNGATVIDGPELVWNDDFGETWGGVKDSEGYSCRNWFTKDQYVNSTLNFFEKMVDGTYRIPTRQEVIDRTKYIIIQDVSSGGDNTKYSTYQTLFEGLYRMPNDGNLWDNKNLYKSTGRYPTIPTTYGLRDSTAKSFKYQLKQSQLGSRWSSISAKQNEFNREFPSEYSGTCYAGHYNNTWVTYNNDKLNRNQGVLIDLQYNTCSTFDANFNAYGNAIINEYSDHIDVYANNFDNKAQSTLVTDTFKVNGCNSRPTYTAKDTGRNQTSSQITESYSNGTYTLVVKHNGPVDIRINCTGNNSGRKTNYNKASVQPITKPAFYTGTRQYEGEFLDVKNVEGNVTNACNSGVTGIQGQGFLKYGKNYNAAVKDTVHTDKAGAFTLKLRYSSQSDIDQVDLYVNGTKQETMHLSNTYGYSNWKTYEKTINLKAGDNKIEFKSNSALPSSLYIDNFTVDGDFGDGSGTIIVNEPDPIQGRIIRDLKVADYENADDWSIVYDTTVGSPFYGDRDITVNSIPSYLRNTETIRTACDSKMFANDEATFAVDQDSTVFVAVDDRVNQGLNWLNSWTKTSDTMTTSNDVVLTVFRKDFSANSTVTLGTNGAQGLSANYIAFVLPRQSQSSDTYPRNVRAITNSQYHQIQFVWDKVQGADKYGIAVYLAGKWRVQTSNITNNSYVTPKNLTPGMTYKVAVAARVNGKWNTTDPIRNAITVTVR from the coding sequence ATGAAATTCAAGAAACTGTGTGCCTTTTTGCTGTCAGGCGCGATGCTTGCCGGCACGATGGTATCACCTGTGGGCAGTATGCTGCCGATGGCAGTCAGACCTGTGAGCATAACGGCACAGGCAGCAGCAACGATGCGTCGTCCATGTGACCCCGAGCGCCCTATGCTCATAGTTCACATCGACACATGGAATTATGCCGACCCCGCAAAGATAATCGCAACTATCCCCGAGAGTATCAGACCCTACTGCGTGTTCAATATCTCCCTCTCGATAAACTGGAGCAATACCGAACACAAGTGGCTGATGGTACAGGATGGCTACGAGTGCGCAAAATCGTGGCTGAAGACCTGTTCGGATATGGGTGTATGGTGCATGGTACAGCCTGCATCGGGCGGTCAGTGTCATTTCCCTGACTACGACAGCAATTACAACATCGTTAACTCACCCAACAAGGGCAGATATGTACAGCACGCTGACGAGGATTATGAGAACACTATATATGCCGAGTTCTTCCGTGATTATCCCAGCTTTATCGGCTTCAACTATTCCGAGCAGTTCTGGGGCTTTGCATCGCAGGATCACCCCTGCACATTCCAGCAGCGTTATCAGCATTTTGCTCACCTGCTGAAGCTCTGCAACAAGTACGGCGGTTATCTGAACATCAACTTCTGCGCAAACCGCTGGTCTGCGGGACTGAATCCCATAGCAATGCTCAAGACCAACAGCCTGTGGCGTGATGCCTGCGAGAAGTATGGTCAGAACCTGATGCTTGAAGAAAAGTATACACAGGAGAGTATGATCGAGGACGTTGAATCCCAGATACTCGGTCTGTACCTTTCGGGCTACTGCGGCTGCTTCGGCGTGCGCTACGATGATACAGGCTGGACAGACCTCGGTTCCGACGGCTCATCACTTTCCACAAAAAATCAGTACCGCCAGATAACAGGTCTGCCTATACACGCTGAGAGAATGATAATGAACGGTGCTACCGTAATTGATGGTCCCGAGCTTGTATGGAACGATGATTTCGGCGAGACATGGGGCGGTGTAAAGGACAGTGAAGGTTATTCCTGCCGTAACTGGTTCACTAAAGATCAGTATGTAAATTCCACTCTGAATTTCTTTGAAAAGATGGTGGACGGCACTTACCGCATACCCACCCGTCAGGAAGTCATCGACCGCACAAAGTATATCATCATACAGGACGTAAGCTCAGGCGGTGACAACACAAAGTACAGCACCTACCAGACGCTGTTCGAGGGTCTTTACCGTATGCCTAATGACGGCAATCTCTGGGATAACAAGAACCTCTATAAATCAACGGGACGTTACCCCACTATACCCACCACCTACGGTCTCAGAGACAGCACTGCTAAGTCATTCAAGTATCAGCTGAAACAATCTCAGCTCGGTTCCCGCTGGAGCAGTATATCTGCCAAGCAGAACGAATTCAACAGAGAATTCCCTTCAGAATACTCTGGCACCTGCTATGCGGGTCACTATAACAACACATGGGTGACTTACAACAACGATAAGCTCAACCGCAATCAGGGCGTGCTTATTGATCTGCAATACAACACCTGCTCTACTTTTGATGCTAACTTCAACGCTTACGGAAATGCGATAATCAACGAGTACAGCGATCACATTGACGTTTATGCAAACAACTTCGATAACAAGGCACAGTCAACTCTTGTTACCGATACCTTCAAGGTCAACGGCTGCAACTCCAGACCAACATATACCGCTAAAGATACAGGCCGTAACCAGACAAGCTCCCAGATAACCGAGAGCTATTCAAACGGAACATATACCCTTGTTGTGAAGCACAACGGTCCTGTTGATATACGTATCAACTGCACAGGCAATAACTCAGGCAGAAAGACCAATTACAATAAGGCATCTGTACAGCCCATAACCAAGCCCGCATTCTACACAGGCACCCGCCAGTATGAGGGCGAATTCCTCGATGTCAAGAACGTTGAGGGCAATGTTACCAACGCCTGCAACAGCGGTGTTACAGGTATTCAGGGTCAGGGCTTCCTTAAATACGGCAAGAACTACAATGCCGCTGTCAAGGATACCGTACATACCGATAAGGCAGGTGCGTTCACTCTGAAGCTGAGGTATTCCTCTCAGTCGGACATCGATCAGGTAGACCTTTACGTCAACGGCACCAAGCAGGAGACCATGCACCTTTCAAACACCTACGGCTACTCCAACTGGAAGACATATGAAAAGACGATCAACCTCAAGGCAGGAGATAACAAGATCGAGTTCAAGTCAAATTCGGCTCTTCCCTCTTCGCTGTACATCGATAACTTTACAGTAGACGGCGATTTTGGTGACGGAAGCGGAACTATCATCGTAAACGAGCCCGATCCGATCCAGGGCAGGATCATAAGAGACCTGAAAGTTGCTGACTATGAGAATGCAGACGACTGGTCGATCGTTTATGATACCACAGTGGGCTCACCATTCTACGGCGACAGAGATATCACCGTAAACAGCATTCCTTCCTACCTGAGAAATACCGAGACTATCAGAACAGCCTGCGATTCCAAGATGTTTGCAAACGACGAAGCAACATTTGCTGTTGATCAGGATTCAACTGTTTTCGTTGCAGTTGATGACCGTGTCAATCAGGGTCTTAACTGGCTGAATAGCTGGACTAAGACTTCGGATACCATGACGACCTCTAATGATGTAGTCCTCACAGTTTTCCGCAAGGACTTCTCTGCAAACAGCACTGTAACACTCGGTACGAATGGTGCCCAGGGACTTTCTGCGAACTACATAGCATTCGTTCTTCCCAGGCAGTCACAGTCTTCCGATACATATCCCAGGAATGTCAGAGCTATAACCAACTCTCAGTATCATCAGATACAGTTCGTATGGGACAAGGTACAGGGTGCTGATAAGTACGGTATAGCTGTATATCTGGCAGGCAAATGGAGAGTTCAGACATCCAATATCACAAATAACAGCTACGTAACGCCCAAGAACCTTACTCCCGGCATGACATACAAGGTAGCCGTTGCGGCAAGAGTGAACGGTAAGTGGAACACCACAGACCCCATCAGGAATGCAATTACAGTCACAGTAAGGTAA
- a CDS encoding substrate-binding domain-containing protein — translation MKRQIIGVILTRTADTEQRELLRGIIPVAWQHNTDVVVISNIYDPEYDDEQLAAENDIYRLTESPDLCGLILVTEAFINPTHRKQISQLMNNRGDVPQIAVGSYFEGFDLEHCISLNTADADDIADLTEHLVTVHGFTEIDLLTGFQNYSVSHLRIDGYRRTLEKHGIPFDESRVMFGDFWMPSGEKLAKAYISGERKMPQAVICANDHMAYGILDVFSAHGISVPENLTIVGYEFVRERHMHTPILTTFQRNREALGRIVTEMLLKKFRTGEFGDFVPPRGRVICGNSCTCGIKLSDLDTELSAARTKAFYEFLHLYNQLEQRLTEAHSIRDFCGKFVGSEYLLPNIGGAELCLYRNWNHGVSDDSAINCYTIYNASDNGQSRTFNCLNISALTENCDTPAVYYCSPLFFSDRPLGFIVTRYDIPATYDHIFRSWMKTVSNALEILRMKNDIRYLMDCCNLSEYQDTLTGLPNRKGFSHELHILIDKDKMHQPVFCLLLQTAIDRDSLSLKNKKSELAVHQEISAALQSLTSQFVLARLEENIYAVAGLNNKETTVELLHERITSLMLNNEKYIGLFGMDSFCIASVCTEYISSTELLETAEKELMTQVRIVEEMHSRPHYRQLINARSRLYSTNEEPLSAETLCSQYLISAGHFRKIYKETFGIAYHQDIIRQRMMKMIWLLISTDLDLSAIAEHCGYDDYGYCLRLFRQFTGYTPNKYRKL, via the coding sequence ATGAAAAGGCAGATCATAGGTGTTATCCTGACAAGAACGGCTGACACCGAACAGCGGGAACTTCTCCGCGGTATAATCCCTGTGGCATGGCAGCATAATACAGACGTTGTGGTGATATCAAATATATATGATCCCGAGTATGATGATGAACAGCTGGCGGCTGAGAATGACATCTATCGTCTGACAGAATCTCCCGACCTGTGCGGTCTTATTCTTGTGACGGAAGCCTTCATAAATCCTACACACCGCAAACAGATATCTCAGCTGATGAATAACAGGGGTGATGTTCCGCAGATAGCTGTCGGCTCTTACTTTGAAGGCTTTGATCTGGAGCACTGCATATCTCTGAACACCGCAGATGCAGATGATATAGCCGACCTTACGGAGCATCTTGTAACAGTACACGGTTTTACTGAAATTGATCTGCTCACGGGTTTTCAGAATTATTCGGTATCCCACCTGCGCATAGACGGTTACCGCCGTACACTGGAAAAACACGGCATACCATTTGATGAGAGTCGTGTAATGTTCGGTGATTTCTGGATGCCATCGGGCGAGAAACTTGCAAAAGCCTATATTTCGGGAGAACGTAAAATGCCGCAGGCTGTGATATGTGCAAACGATCACATGGCTTACGGTATACTCGATGTTTTTTCGGCGCATGGTATCTCTGTACCCGAAAACCTCACAATTGTGGGATATGAATTTGTGCGTGAACGTCATATGCACACGCCGATACTTACAACGTTCCAGCGCAACCGTGAAGCTCTCGGAAGAATAGTTACGGAAATGCTCCTAAAAAAGTTCAGGACAGGGGAATTCGGTGATTTTGTTCCGCCAAGAGGAAGAGTCATCTGCGGAAACAGCTGTACCTGCGGTATAAAACTTTCAGACCTTGATACCGAACTCAGCGCCGCAAGGACAAAAGCTTTCTATGAATTTCTCCACCTGTATAATCAGCTGGAACAAAGGCTGACCGAAGCACATTCCATCAGGGATTTCTGCGGAAAGTTCGTCGGCTCGGAATATCTCCTGCCGAATATCGGCGGAGCCGAACTCTGCCTTTACCGCAACTGGAATCATGGAGTCAGCGATGACAGCGCAATTAACTGTTATACTATCTACAACGCCTCAGACAACGGTCAGAGCAGAACGTTTAATTGTCTGAACATCTCAGCACTTACCGAGAACTGCGACACTCCTGCGGTTTACTACTGTTCTCCGCTGTTTTTCAGTGACCGTCCGCTGGGGTTTATTGTCACACGGTATGATATCCCCGCGACTTATGACCATATTTTCCGAAGCTGGATGAAAACAGTATCTAATGCCCTTGAGATACTTCGCATGAAAAATGATATACGGTATCTTATGGACTGCTGCAACCTCTCGGAATATCAGGATACACTTACAGGGTTGCCGAATCGGAAAGGCTTTTCTCACGAACTTCATATACTCATAGACAAAGACAAGATGCATCAGCCTGTGTTCTGTCTTTTGCTGCAGACTGCCATCGACCGTGACAGTCTGTCGCTGAAAAACAAGAAGTCAGAGTTAGCTGTTCATCAGGAGATATCAGCTGCTTTGCAGAGCCTGACATCTCAGTTTGTTCTTGCAAGACTTGAGGAAAACATCTATGCTGTTGCAGGACTGAATAACAAAGAAACAACTGTTGAACTTTTGCATGAGCGCATAACTTCTCTTATGCTCAACAACGAAAAGTATATCGGACTTTTCGGCATGGATTCGTTCTGCATCGCATCTGTTTGCACAGAGTATATCAGCTCTACCGAACTGCTGGAAACAGCAGAGAAAGAACTGATGACTCAGGTCAGAATTGTTGAGGAGATGCATAGCCGTCCCCATTACCGTCAGCTTATCAATGCACGAAGCAGACTGTACAGCACAAACGAAGAACCACTTTCAGCCGAAACTCTTTGCAGCCAGTACCTTATCTCGGCAGGACATTTCCGCAAGATATATAAAGAAACCTTCGGCATAGCCTATCATCAGGATATAATTCGTCAGCGCATGATGAAAATGATATGGCTGCTGATATCTACCGACTTGGATCTTTCCGCTATTGCAGAGCACTGCGGATATGATGACTACGGCTACTGTCTGCGGCTTTTCAGACAGTTCACGGGATATACCCCAAACAAGTACCGCAAACTTTAA